A single region of the Melioribacteraceae bacterium 4301-Me genome encodes:
- a CDS encoding 2Fe-2S iron-sulfur cluster-binding protein has product MEKLLHLEVKNIIRETHDTVSFILTEKNGLKVDFLAGQFLTLLFNIDGEEIRRGYSISSSPYDLPTIRITIKKVKNGFASHKLLDEIKKGDILYSLPPLGNFVYSTNGNGKKIFLFGAGSGITPLYSILKTALLEKEKPQVYLYYSNKTEKDIIFKEELEELQLRFPNNFILKHTLTQPSDDWKGDTGRITKEKAIEYLSKFNFDILEKAEYYLCGPEGMMKNVLDALVELKITKKKIHRENFTISILNEADQTEEVERDITIIFKDKAHKIKIKPDETILQKALSLGLELPNSCQIGECGTCRAKLLSGKLKLIEQTALSEDEIKLGYCLTCVGHPASDDVVILYEDSF; this is encoded by the coding sequence ATGGAAAAACTTCTACATCTTGAGGTAAAAAACATAATTAGAGAAACCCATGATACTGTCAGCTTTATTTTAACTGAAAAAAATGGCTTAAAGGTAGACTTCCTTGCCGGTCAATTTTTGACCCTTTTGTTTAACATAGACGGCGAAGAAATTAGAAGGGGCTATTCAATTTCTTCCTCACCATACGATTTACCCACTATCCGCATAACCATAAAAAAAGTAAAAAATGGCTTCGCTTCACATAAGTTACTAGATGAAATTAAAAAAGGAGATATATTATACTCATTGCCTCCACTTGGTAATTTTGTTTACTCTACCAATGGCAACGGAAAAAAAATTTTTTTGTTTGGTGCAGGAAGCGGAATAACTCCGCTCTACTCTATTTTAAAAACTGCTCTGCTTGAAAAGGAAAAACCTCAAGTTTATTTATATTACTCTAATAAAACAGAAAAAGATATCATCTTCAAAGAAGAACTTGAGGAGCTGCAACTAAGATTTCCAAATAATTTTATTCTTAAGCATACACTTACACAACCGTCTGACGATTGGAAAGGCGATACCGGGAGAATAACAAAAGAAAAAGCTATTGAATACCTATCAAAATTTAACTTTGATATTTTAGAAAAAGCTGAATACTATTTATGTGGACCTGAAGGCATGATGAAAAATGTATTAGATGCATTAGTTGAATTAAAAATTACAAAGAAAAAAATACATAGAGAAAATTTTACCATTTCTATCCTAAATGAAGCCGATCAAACCGAAGAGGTAGAACGCGATATCACTATAATATTTAAGGACAAAGCACATAAAATAAAAATTAAACCTGACGAGACAATTTTACAAAAAGCTTTATCACTTGGGCTTGAATTACCAAACTCCTGTCAAATAGGCGAATGTGGAACTTGTCGTGCAAAACTACTCTCAGGCAAATTAAAATTAATTGAACAAACTGCACTCTCTGAAGATGAAATAAAACTTGGCTATTGTTTAACTTGTGTTGGTCACCCTGCAAGCGATGATGTTGTAATTTTATACGAGGACTCATTTTAA
- a CDS encoding PAS domain-containing sensor histidine kinase: MKKIYNSVNIKISLLIIAVAIAAGTLFYTQGLIKRLQEREKEIVQLYAQSLEFIANSETQNSDITFIFQNIIQKIDFPVILTNSEGKVTSEIKGSGYNNIEIDPKLTQQQKIKFLQEKVRELAKIHPPINVKYKDVTLSKIYYGDSDLVQRLRYYPYLQIIFAIFFILIAYTGFNYLKKSEQSNIWVGMSKETAHQLGTPISSLMGWNEILKMNYNNPDKVLDASEEISNDITRLYKIAKRFSKIGSKPELVEDSPYEVIENVINYFQRRLPQLGKNVTINLTGDKNIKARMNAELFEWVIENLIKNSLDAIEHKEGRIDLEIKGNKKFVEIEVKDNGKGIEHKNKKDIFRPGFSTKRRGWGLGLSLSKRIIEDYHNGKIFVKQTIPNEGTTFKILLRAI; the protein is encoded by the coding sequence ATGAAAAAAATATATAACTCCGTTAATATTAAAATCTCGCTTTTGATAATTGCGGTTGCAATTGCTGCAGGCACATTGTTTTACACTCAAGGCTTAATAAAGCGATTACAAGAAAGGGAAAAAGAAATTGTTCAACTTTATGCCCAAAGTCTAGAATTTATTGCAAACTCGGAAACTCAAAACAGTGACATTACATTTATTTTCCAAAATATTATCCAAAAAATAGATTTCCCTGTAATACTAACTAATTCAGAAGGAAAAGTTACTTCTGAAATTAAAGGAAGCGGATATAACAACATAGAAATTGACCCTAAACTTACTCAACAACAAAAAATAAAATTCTTGCAAGAAAAAGTTCGAGAACTGGCAAAAATACACCCGCCTATAAATGTAAAATACAAAGATGTAACACTTTCAAAAATATATTATGGAGATTCTGATTTAGTACAACGCCTTCGTTACTATCCTTACCTTCAAATAATATTTGCTATATTTTTCATACTAATTGCTTATACAGGATTTAACTACCTGAAAAAAAGCGAGCAAAGTAATATATGGGTTGGTATGTCAAAAGAAACAGCTCACCAACTGGGAACCCCTATTTCAAGTCTTATGGGCTGGAATGAAATTCTTAAAATGAACTATAACAATCCAGATAAAGTGCTCGATGCATCAGAGGAAATTTCGAACGATATAACAAGACTTTATAAAATTGCCAAACGATTTTCAAAGATCGGTTCAAAACCAGAACTAGTTGAAGATTCTCCATATGAGGTTATTGAAAACGTTATAAATTATTTTCAGAGAAGACTACCGCAATTAGGCAAAAATGTAACCATAAATCTTACAGGAGACAAAAACATAAAAGCTAGGATGAATGCCGAATTATTTGAATGGGTCATTGAAAACTTGATTAAAAATTCACTTGATGCAATTGAACATAAAGAAGGTAGAATTGATTTGGAAATTAAAGGAAATAAAAAATTCGTAGAAATTGAAGTAAAAGACAATGGCAAAGGGATAGAGCACAAAAACAAAAAAGATATTTTTAGGCCAGGTTTTAGCACTAAACGCAGAGGATGGGGCTTAGGATTAAGTTTATCCAAAAGAATAATTGAAGACTACCATAACGGCAAGATTTTCGTAAAACAAACCATCCCAAATGAAGGAACTACCTTCAAGATTCTGCTCAGAGCAATTTAA
- a CDS encoding adenylosuccinate synthase encodes MNITVLVGSQWGDEGKGKIVDILSERYNIVVRYQGGANAGHTVLIGEKQFILHLIPSGILRENVQCVIGNGVVIDPKALLDEIKFLEENGISSEGRLFISQNAHLIMPYHKLLDSINESSATKIGTTGRGIGPCYIDKYARKGIKIVDLLDRRVLEEKIKINIEEKNNILKKVYNQKELDVNEIIKEYIEFDKLIDKYITDVPTFLNKAIDNEKAILLEGAQGTMLDVDFGTYPFVTSSNPTAGGACTGTGIPPTKISSVFGIVKAYTTRVGLGPFPTELTGEEGDKLRKVGNEFGATTGRPRRCGWFDAFLVNYSRMINGIERAAITKLDVLSYLDEIKVCIGYEINGKRLKSYPNNVNLLERVTPIYETLPGWKVDISNIKYYDDLPSETKDYLSFISQQAGFEISIISVGARRDQTIEL; translated from the coding sequence ATGAACATAACGGTATTAGTAGGCAGTCAATGGGGCGATGAGGGCAAAGGAAAAATTGTTGACATATTAAGCGAAAGATACAATATAGTTGTGCGTTATCAAGGCGGGGCTAATGCTGGTCATACAGTTTTAATTGGCGAAAAGCAGTTTATACTTCATTTAATTCCATCAGGAATTTTAAGAGAAAATGTTCAATGTGTTATAGGTAACGGCGTAGTGATTGACCCAAAAGCTTTGCTGGATGAAATTAAATTTTTAGAGGAAAACGGGATTTCTAGCGAAGGTAGATTATTTATCAGTCAAAATGCTCATTTAATTATGCCCTATCATAAACTTTTGGACTCAATTAATGAAAGCAGTGCAACTAAAATTGGTACTACCGGTCGTGGAATTGGACCATGCTATATAGATAAATATGCTCGTAAAGGAATTAAAATAGTTGATTTATTAGACCGTAGAGTTCTTGAGGAAAAAATTAAAATTAATATCGAAGAAAAAAATAATATTTTAAAAAAAGTTTATAATCAAAAAGAACTAGACGTTAATGAAATAATTAAAGAATACATTGAGTTCGATAAGTTAATAGACAAATACATTACTGATGTACCCACTTTTTTAAATAAAGCAATCGATAATGAAAAAGCTATCTTGTTAGAAGGCGCTCAAGGTACTATGTTAGATGTTGATTTTGGCACATATCCTTTTGTAACTTCATCAAATCCTACTGCTGGCGGTGCATGCACTGGAACCGGGATTCCACCTACTAAAATTAGTTCAGTCTTTGGAATAGTGAAAGCTTACACAACTCGAGTAGGATTAGGCCCTTTTCCTACTGAACTTACAGGTGAAGAGGGCGATAAACTTAGAAAAGTAGGTAATGAATTTGGTGCCACTACTGGTAGACCAAGACGTTGCGGTTGGTTCGATGCTTTCTTGGTAAATTATTCAAGAATGATTAATGGAATCGAAAGAGCTGCTATTACAAAACTTGATGTGCTTAGTTATCTCGACGAAATTAAAGTCTGCATTGGCTATGAAATTAATGGTAAAAGATTAAAATCGTATCCGAATAATGTCAATCTTTTAGAGAGAGTTACCCCAATTTACGAAACATTACCCGGGTGGAAAGTTGATATATCCAACATTAAGTATTACGATGATTTACCGTCGGAGACTAAAGATTATTTGTCCTTCATTTCTCAACAAGCCGGCTTTGAAATTAGTATTATATCTGTCGGAGCAAGAAGAGATCAAACAATTGAATTATAA
- a CDS encoding STAS domain-containing protein yields MKIKTYEKYNAVVIELKGNVMGGPEAQEFSDLLHDLIKQNKKNVVIDLSETKFMNSSGLGMLISGYTTLKNGGGNMKLANATEKIESLLVITKLITIFEHYDSVDKAVESFK; encoded by the coding sequence ATGAAAATAAAAACATATGAGAAGTACAATGCTGTAGTTATTGAGCTAAAAGGTAATGTAATGGGAGGCCCTGAAGCTCAAGAATTTAGCGACCTTCTTCACGATCTCATTAAACAAAACAAAAAAAATGTAGTTATTGATCTTTCAGAAACAAAGTTTATGAACAGTTCTGGCTTAGGAATGTTAATTAGTGGTTATACTACACTGAAAAACGGCGGTGGTAATATGAAGCTGGCAAATGCTACAGAAAAAATTGAAAGCTTACTCGTGATAACTAAATTAATTACAATATTCGAACATTATGATTCAGTGGATAAAGCAGTGGAAAGTTTTAAATAA
- a CDS encoding RNA polymerase sigma factor, with amino-acid sequence MDFSDNKKVLGNNSTKLFELDDFELIKRFINGDQSVFRVLVGKHKDKVRNLVYLTMSDADFVDDISQDVFISVFHKLKDFRFESKFTTWLYRITVNKCKDYLRKKQVRSIFLPIEDTDTKYGVRTVAENIDIPGLVRKAIDKLPEKLKVPLILRDIEGFSYKEIADQLGCEVGTIKSRIFRARETLKIILEPFQKEFF; translated from the coding sequence ATGGATTTTTCAGATAATAAAAAAGTACTTGGTAATAATTCAACAAAACTTTTCGAATTAGATGACTTTGAACTAATTAAACGTTTTATAAATGGTGACCAAAGTGTGTTTAGAGTATTGGTAGGTAAGCACAAGGATAAGGTAAGAAATCTTGTCTATTTAACTATGAGTGATGCAGATTTTGTAGATGATATTTCTCAGGATGTATTTATTAGTGTTTTTCATAAACTCAAAGATTTTCGCTTCGAGTCAAAATTTACAACTTGGCTTTACAGAATTACTGTTAACAAGTGCAAAGATTATTTAAGGAAAAAACAAGTAAGAAGTATTTTTTTGCCAATTGAAGATACTGATACTAAATACGGTGTACGAACAGTTGCAGAAAATATTGATATTCCAGGATTAGTAAGGAAAGCAATTGATAAGTTACCAGAGAAGCTGAAAGTGCCTTTAATTCTTAGAGATATCGAAGGATTTTCTTACAAAGAAATAGCTGACCAGCTGGGCTGTGAAGTGGGTACTATTAAATCGAGGATTTTTAGAGCAAGAGAAACATTGAAAATAATTTTAGAGCCTTTTCAAAAAGAGTTTTTTTAA